One part of the Oceanidesulfovibrio indonesiensis genome encodes these proteins:
- a CDS encoding DUF1127 domain-containing protein, translating into MQSNRSSFLEHLAGALTSTVRFSMWLPVRILTRLAIWRRNAIYLRELERMDPRLLKDVGFKRDEVIAAIREGRPVKSMSDAERMEDVFKERATRANTDDPAESPARPSGAEGIMAGRAGQPAR; encoded by the coding sequence ATGCAATCCAACAGGTCGTCTTTTCTTGAACATTTGGCCGGAGCGCTGACGTCCACGGTGCGCTTCAGCATGTGGTTGCCCGTTCGGATTCTCACGCGATTGGCCATCTGGCGGCGCAACGCCATCTATCTGCGGGAACTTGAACGCATGGATCCGCGGCTGCTCAAGGACGTGGGATTCAAGCGCGACGAGGTCATAGCCGCTATCCGGGAAGGCCGGCCCGTCAAGTCCATGAGCGATGCGGAGCGTATGGAGGACGTTTTCAAGGAACGCGCGACCCGAGCCAATACAGACGATCCCGCGGAATCACCCGCTCGGCCAAGCGGCGCAGAGGGCATCATGGCAGGCCGGGCAGGGCAGCCGGCCCGTTGA
- a CDS encoding DUF1428 domain-containing protein produces the protein MSKYVDGFVLPLPKDKVEAYRKIASHAGSIWKEHGALEYVETVLDDPECMDMIPFPRLANAGADETVVFAWIVYESREQRDAVNAKVMDDPRMKEMMQQDDDSFDYTRMAYGGFTTIVST, from the coding sequence ATGAGCAAATATGTTGACGGATTTGTACTGCCGCTGCCGAAGGACAAGGTTGAAGCGTACCGAAAGATCGCTTCGCATGCTGGATCAATATGGAAGGAACACGGCGCGTTGGAATATGTTGAAACCGTCCTGGACGACCCCGAATGCATGGACATGATCCCCTTCCCCAGGCTTGCGAACGCCGGCGCTGACGAGACCGTGGTCTTCGCGTGGATCGTCTATGAATCCCGAGAACAGCGCGATGCCGTGAACGCCAAGGTCATGGATGACCCGCGCATGAAGGAAATGATGCAACAGGACGACGATTCCTTCGATTATACGCGCATGGCATACGGCGGATTCACGACCATCGTATCAACATAG
- a CDS encoding sigma-54-dependent Fis family transcriptional regulator encodes MHLNPSTRYQVLLTINNALVNQTSREALFKALAQEISKIIAFDRFSINLYDESQSSLSYFATAEGITPEAIEGDSRPLAKGSIAKTVIRSKEPLVIPDLKKHTFWPSVQAMVDAGLNATMAFPLITRSNVLGSIHLSFRTPPDHMNELADFLKELSGQVAIAVDNMLAHSELTDLNRRLQLQKDFLLKQSENIYDPDNFFYVSTAMQNLMGQIQMISETDASVLLTGETGTGKDYIARFIHSLSPRQSGLFVKVNCPGLASTLFESELFGHAKGAFTGAHAKRVGRLEMAAGGTLFLDEIGDLPAPQQAKLLHVLQDKTFERVGDNRPIKADFRVIAATNIDMEQAIRDDTFREDLYYRLNTVSLHIPPLRERTDDIPLLLDRLTATESVTLNRPAPEFAPDAVDVLMAYTWPGNVRELKNLVKRLIILHPGKRLGPGIVQGMLQTEQTENDNASSFPSLAEMEKQHIEKALELSGGKVGGSGSAAQLLGIPRSTLQYRMKKHGVGNSVDKA; translated from the coding sequence ATGCATCTGAACCCATCTACTCGCTATCAGGTTCTGCTCACCATCAACAACGCGCTCGTGAACCAGACTTCTCGGGAGGCGCTCTTCAAGGCGCTGGCGCAGGAAATCAGCAAGATCATCGCCTTCGATCGGTTCTCCATAAACCTTTATGACGAGTCGCAAAGCTCCCTGAGCTACTTCGCCACGGCGGAGGGCATCACCCCGGAAGCCATCGAGGGCGACTCCAGGCCGCTGGCCAAGGGCTCCATCGCCAAGACCGTGATCCGCTCCAAGGAGCCCCTTGTCATCCCCGACCTCAAGAAGCACACGTTCTGGCCCTCGGTGCAGGCCATGGTGGACGCCGGCCTCAACGCCACCATGGCCTTTCCGCTGATTACGCGGAGCAACGTGCTCGGCTCCATCCATCTCTCCTTCCGCACGCCGCCGGACCACATGAACGAGCTCGCCGACTTCCTCAAGGAGCTCTCCGGACAGGTCGCCATCGCCGTGGACAACATGCTTGCACACAGCGAGCTCACCGACCTGAACCGCCGCCTTCAACTACAGAAGGACTTTCTCCTCAAGCAGTCCGAGAACATCTACGACCCTGACAACTTCTTTTATGTTTCCACAGCGATGCAGAATTTGATGGGCCAGATACAGATGATTTCGGAGACGGACGCCTCCGTGTTGCTCACTGGCGAGACCGGCACGGGCAAGGACTACATCGCCCGCTTCATCCACTCACTCAGTCCGCGGCAATCCGGTCTTTTCGTCAAGGTGAACTGCCCGGGCCTGGCCTCCACATTGTTCGAAAGCGAGCTCTTCGGCCACGCCAAGGGCGCGTTCACCGGGGCGCACGCCAAGCGCGTTGGCCGGCTGGAAATGGCTGCGGGCGGCACTCTGTTTCTTGACGAGATCGGCGATCTGCCAGCGCCGCAGCAGGCCAAGCTGCTGCATGTGCTGCAGGACAAGACCTTCGAACGAGTCGGCGACAACCGGCCCATCAAGGCGGATTTCCGCGTCATCGCGGCCACGAACATAGACATGGAGCAGGCTATCCGGGATGATACGTTCCGCGAGGACCTTTACTACCGACTGAACACGGTGTCCCTGCACATCCCGCCGCTGCGCGAGCGCACCGACGACATCCCCCTGCTACTGGACCGGCTCACCGCCACCGAGTCCGTGACCCTGAACCGTCCCGCACCGGAGTTCGCGCCCGACGCCGTGGATGTCCTGATGGCGTACACATGGCCGGGCAACGTCCGGGAGCTCAAGAACCTGGTCAAGCGGCTTATTATCCTGCACCCGGGCAAACGGCTCGGCCCCGGTATAGTGCAAGGCATGCTCCAGACCGAACAGACCGAGAACGACAACGCCTCCAGCTTCCCTTCACTGGCAGAGATGGAGAAGCAGCACATAGAGAAAGCCCTGGAGCTGTCTGGCGGCAAGGTCGGCGGCTCCGGCAGCGCGGCCCAGCTGCTGGGCATTCCCCGCTCCACCCTCCAGTACCGCATGAAAAAGCACGGCGTGGGAAACAGCGTCGACAAAGCCTGA
- a CDS encoding ADP-ribosylglycohydrolase family protein gives MSIPREDRITGAIIGALIGDALGLGPHWYYDLDQLRQDYGEWIDDYADPKPDRYHGGMKGGENSQTGQVAGMLLDSVAEKGAYDEDDFTARLDELLETLDGTPEGGRYTDQAMREVWHARMKVRKPWRQSGSLANTGEAAVRAPVLAGRYAEDIGDCFDALTTNVVLTHRAAETAGRSVAFGLIVHALVNGASLQDAKQHVMNGLRDADKRMTMPIPAEATEYGFIDDILLAGWVADSARDTAVSIEPAWKVCSLYGLACPLSSLMPAALYLSARFEDDFESAVLHAVNGGGNNMARAALTGALSGAMVGTQGIPERFLLGLYDHRKLLDEARKVAAAAG, from the coding sequence ATGTCCATACCCCGCGAAGACCGCATCACAGGAGCGATCATTGGCGCGCTCATCGGCGATGCTCTGGGTCTGGGACCGCACTGGTACTACGACCTGGATCAACTGCGGCAGGACTATGGAGAATGGATCGACGATTACGCAGACCCCAAACCGGACCGCTACCATGGAGGCATGAAAGGCGGCGAGAACTCGCAGACTGGCCAGGTCGCAGGCATGCTTTTGGATTCCGTGGCCGAAAAAGGCGCATACGACGAGGATGATTTCACGGCCCGGCTCGATGAGCTGCTGGAGACACTGGACGGCACGCCCGAAGGAGGCCGTTATACGGACCAGGCCATGCGCGAGGTCTGGCACGCGCGAATGAAGGTGCGCAAGCCGTGGCGGCAGTCCGGCAGTCTGGCCAATACGGGCGAGGCGGCGGTGCGCGCTCCGGTGCTGGCTGGACGCTATGCCGAAGACATCGGGGATTGCTTTGACGCATTGACCACGAACGTCGTGCTCACCCACCGCGCCGCGGAAACAGCCGGCAGGTCCGTGGCTTTCGGGCTCATCGTCCACGCACTGGTCAACGGTGCCTCATTGCAGGACGCAAAGCAGCACGTGATGAACGGTCTGCGCGATGCCGACAAACGCATGACCATGCCCATTCCGGCCGAAGCTACGGAGTACGGATTCATAGACGACATTCTGCTCGCCGGGTGGGTTGCCGATTCGGCCAGGGACACGGCAGTCTCCATCGAACCGGCCTGGAAGGTATGCAGTCTTTACGGCCTGGCCTGTCCGCTCTCTTCGCTCATGCCGGCAGCGCTTTACCTGTCCGCAAGATTCGAAGACGACTTCGAATCCGCCGTGCTCCACGCCGTCAACGGCGGCGGCAACAACATGGCCCGCGCCGCTCTCACCGGCGCGCTCTCCGGCGCCATGGTCGGGACGCAGGGCATTCCCGAGCGCTTCCTGCTGGGGCTCTACGACCACCGCAAGCTGCTGGACGAAGCGCGAAAGGTGGCCGCCGCGGCAGGATAG
- a CDS encoding HdeD family acid-resistance protein: protein MSYGHGNILILRGAIAILLGLFALLWPSLGLLVLLILVGAYAFMDGLLALWTAWNRRKMGLGHGLAVVEGVAGVLLGAMVLFAPRFTSLALVIAVAIWALLTGVIQLMDAASSLDRSRTGLFGRHTPRWAVALSGGLSVLFGILLLVWPREGMTAIVWIIAIYALAAGIIVVYLGLRIRRRAGDHLK from the coding sequence ATGAGCTACGGCCACGGAAACATCCTGATACTGCGCGGCGCCATCGCGATTCTCCTCGGCCTTTTCGCGCTGCTCTGGCCCAGCCTCGGGCTGCTTGTGCTCCTCATTCTCGTGGGCGCATACGCATTCATGGACGGCCTGCTCGCCTTGTGGACCGCGTGGAACCGCCGCAAGATGGGACTGGGCCACGGCCTAGCCGTGGTCGAAGGTGTGGCTGGCGTGCTGTTGGGCGCCATGGTGCTCTTCGCGCCGCGGTTCACCAGCCTGGCGCTGGTCATCGCCGTGGCGATCTGGGCCTTGCTCACGGGCGTCATCCAGCTCATGGACGCCGCCAGCAGCCTGGATCGTTCCCGCACCGGCCTGTTTGGCCGGCATACGCCGCGATGGGCCGTGGCGCTCAGCGGCGGGTTGTCTGTACTGTTCGGCATACTGCTGCTGGTGTGGCCGCGCGAAGGCATGACGGCCATCGTCTGGATCATCGCCATCTACGCCCTGGCCGCCGGAATCATCGTCGTCTACCTTGGTTTGCGCATCCGCCGAAGGGCAGGCGACCACTTGAAATAA
- a CDS encoding permease, producing the protein MPDSLAIFATTAAAIVLEAAPFLLLGSLLGALIEVLVSEEALARFVPRNALGQVGVGLFAGMLLPTCECGIVPVARRLLQKGVPPRAALPYMMAAPVVNPVVIASTLYAFQGDISVVLYRILLVVVPAAALGMALGNLPARLVLRHNILPMDHGCGEHNHGCGCGCSSVQGSRLKAVFFHTAAEFLSMSRFLILGAVAASAFKTFLPPDVLSYFADNALLAIAGLMTLAILLSVCSEADAFVAASLVGFPLASKVAFMAIGPMVDLKLVPMFLAVFNRRVAIALVVVPVVTVYVLACFIPGGAW; encoded by the coding sequence ATGCCTGACAGCCTCGCGATTTTTGCCACGACTGCGGCAGCAATAGTTTTGGAAGCCGCGCCGTTCCTTCTGCTCGGCTCGCTCCTCGGCGCCCTCATCGAGGTTCTGGTTTCAGAAGAAGCCCTTGCCAGGTTCGTGCCCCGCAACGCGCTCGGCCAGGTCGGCGTCGGCCTTTTCGCCGGAATGCTGCTGCCCACGTGCGAATGCGGCATCGTTCCGGTGGCAAGGCGGCTGCTCCAGAAAGGCGTTCCGCCCCGGGCCGCCCTGCCCTACATGATGGCCGCGCCGGTGGTGAACCCTGTGGTCATCGCGTCGACCCTGTATGCCTTCCAGGGCGACATCTCGGTGGTGCTTTACCGGATTCTGCTCGTTGTCGTGCCGGCTGCCGCACTCGGCATGGCGCTGGGCAACCTGCCTGCGCGACTGGTGCTTCGGCATAACATCCTGCCCATGGACCATGGCTGCGGGGAACACAACCACGGCTGCGGCTGCGGTTGCTCCTCCGTTCAGGGCAGCCGACTCAAGGCAGTCTTCTTCCACACGGCCGCCGAGTTCCTTTCCATGTCCCGGTTCCTGATTCTCGGCGCGGTGGCTGCATCGGCGTTCAAGACCTTTCTGCCGCCGGATGTGCTCTCCTACTTTGCGGACAATGCTCTGCTCGCCATCGCAGGGCTCATGACCCTCGCCATTCTGCTTTCCGTCTGCTCGGAAGCCGACGCCTTCGTCGCTGCGTCGCTCGTGGGTTTCCCCTTGGCTTCCAAGGTTGCGTTCATGGCCATCGGCCCCATGGTGGACCTCAAACTTGTGCCCATGTTCCTGGCCGTGTTCAACCGCCGGGTCGCCATCGCCCTCGTCGTCGTGCCCGTGGTGACGGTCTATGTGCTTGCGTGCTTCATTCCCGGAGGAGCCTGGTAG
- a CDS encoding LysR substrate-binding domain-containing protein: MDLLQTFIAVADSGGFTKAAEAVNRTQSAVSQQIKRLEEELGRELFHRQGRAVRLSAHGETLLPYARRILHAHEEAFSALAQPDMTGLVRLGAPDDYAAYFLPGILTRFAGAFPRVQVEVRCDPSSVLLGALARGEVDLVVSSCSSSSDTGRVIAYEPVVWVTSAGHLAHEQTPVPLAVFQHGCLFRHWGTNALSAVRREYRIAYSSPSINGIQAAVSAGLAVAPIGVHSMPPGSRVLTEAEGFPMLPTASIVLHRNSESNSEVVDCLAEHVAEGFRGPSLTDAPPDAQPQTIGCCAHP; encoded by the coding sequence GTGGATTTGCTCCAAACGTTCATTGCCGTTGCCGACTCCGGCGGTTTCACCAAGGCTGCCGAGGCGGTGAACCGCACCCAGTCCGCCGTGAGCCAGCAGATCAAGCGGCTTGAGGAGGAACTGGGCCGCGAGTTGTTCCATCGCCAGGGCCGTGCCGTCCGGCTCAGTGCGCACGGTGAAACCCTGCTGCCATACGCGCGGCGCATACTCCACGCCCACGAGGAAGCCTTCTCCGCCCTCGCCCAGCCGGACATGACCGGGCTGGTGCGGCTGGGCGCGCCGGATGACTACGCCGCTTACTTCCTGCCCGGCATTCTCACCCGCTTCGCCGGCGCGTTCCCGCGTGTGCAGGTGGAGGTCCGCTGCGACCCGAGTTCCGTGCTTCTCGGCGCGTTGGCGCGCGGAGAGGTCGATCTCGTGGTCTCGTCATGCTCCAGTTCCTCGGACACCGGGCGCGTCATCGCATACGAGCCCGTTGTCTGGGTCACCTCGGCAGGCCATCTGGCCCATGAACAGACGCCGGTGCCCCTTGCCGTATTCCAGCATGGGTGCCTGTTCCGCCACTGGGGCACCAACGCCCTGAGCGCCGTCCGCCGGGAGTACCGCATCGCCTACTCCAGCCCGTCGATCAACGGGATCCAGGCGGCCGTGAGCGCCGGCCTGGCAGTAGCCCCCATCGGCGTGCACTCCATGCCGCCGGGATCGCGGGTGCTTACCGAGGCCGAAGGTTTTCCCATGCTGCCCACGGCGAGCATCGTGCTGCACCGAAACTCCGAATCCAATTCCGAGGTCGTGGACTGCCTGGCCGAGCATGTGGCCGAAGGCTTCCGCGGCCCGAGCCTGACCGACGCTCCGCCGGATGCGCAGCCGCAGACGATTGGGTGTTGCGCGCATCCGTAA
- a CDS encoding tripartite tricarboxylate transporter substrate binding protein, producing the protein MKKLITMALAFSLVLGLGLVAQAEDYPSEPITYSIPFNPGGQSDLEARRQQPMLEDILGVSVIIQYKPGGGGSVGWAELVRAKPNGYFITGINVPHIVLQPLARGNAGFETEQIKPIAFFQATPIGLAVLKDSQFQTLEDLVEFAKANPGAITAGGSGTWSGHHIANLQLQEKAGIELTYVPHKGAAPSVAAFLGGHVQALWANSNDLYQHRDKIRVLGFGTKEPFEPMPEVPTFEAQGYDLYASIDRGAGAPPGTPDEKIKVLEDAFLKIANDPKIKEQMLNDGFVPLSMGAEESAKYIQEKIEDWKPVVEKFQQ; encoded by the coding sequence ATGAAAAAGTTGATCACCATGGCCCTGGCGTTCTCACTGGTGCTCGGTCTGGGTCTTGTCGCCCAGGCGGAGGATTATCCCTCCGAACCGATTACCTACTCGATTCCTTTTAACCCGGGCGGTCAGTCGGACCTCGAGGCACGACGCCAGCAGCCCATGCTGGAGGACATCCTCGGCGTCAGCGTCATCATCCAATACAAACCCGGAGGCGGCGGCTCCGTTGGCTGGGCCGAGCTTGTTCGGGCCAAGCCGAACGGATACTTCATCACTGGCATCAACGTCCCTCACATCGTTCTCCAACCCCTGGCGCGCGGCAACGCCGGTTTCGAAACCGAGCAGATCAAGCCCATCGCCTTTTTCCAGGCCACGCCCATCGGACTGGCAGTGCTCAAGGATTCCCAGTTCCAGACTCTGGAAGACCTCGTCGAATTCGCCAAAGCCAACCCCGGCGCAATCACTGCCGGCGGCTCCGGCACATGGTCCGGCCACCACATCGCAAACCTGCAACTGCAGGAAAAGGCCGGCATCGAGCTGACTTACGTACCCCACAAGGGCGCTGCGCCTTCCGTGGCTGCGTTCCTGGGCGGCCATGTCCAGGCGTTGTGGGCCAACTCCAACGACCTCTACCAGCACAGGGATAAGATTCGCGTGCTCGGTTTCGGAACCAAGGAGCCTTTCGAGCCCATGCCCGAGGTCCCCACGTTCGAGGCGCAAGGCTATGACCTGTATGCGTCCATCGACCGCGGCGCCGGGGCTCCTCCCGGAACTCCTGATGAAAAGATCAAGGTGCTTGAGGACGCGTTCCTGAAGATCGCCAACGATCCCAAGATCAAGGAGCAGATGCTCAACGATGGTTTCGTGCCCCTTTCCATGGGGGCCGAAGAATCCGCGAAGTACATCCAGGAAAAGATCGAAGACTGGAAGCCTGTCGTGGAAAAGTTCCAGCAGTAA
- the larA gene encoding nickel-dependent lactate racemase, translating to MDITLKYGHSHTTLSFPDQAEVDVLEPTSLPVIGDMAEAMDGALDRPLQLPRLEERAAPATISIAVPDETRSFPTKALLPLLLKRLHRAYPALKPEDVTIVVGGGLHPPHDVPALERILPHDVLARYTVVPHDAKNAPMAEFGATSRGTPVRINLAFAQAEMKIVMGLLDPHQFAGFTGGAKGVAIGCSSAETIRANHALMFHEKAQAGVREGNPVREDLNEIGRMVGVELAVNVVLDKDKQIVGLWAGEPEAVLAAGSQVCASVYGVTIEKPYDIVVASCGGHPKDICLYQAQKGLNLASRAAVPGGRILLLAACGQGVGDEDYFEYVCRFDAPSAVFEDFREHGFRMGAHKAFLFSRTLDTFEVAVSSEMDASVLSRCMLEKAGDPQERLNSWLDSMQGRVRVGVVPNANATYFSLAAGDVSGNS from the coding sequence ATGGACATTACACTCAAGTACGGTCATTCGCACACGACATTATCGTTTCCCGATCAGGCCGAGGTCGATGTACTCGAACCGACCTCCCTGCCAGTGATCGGGGACATGGCCGAGGCAATGGACGGCGCGCTCGACCGTCCGCTCCAGCTTCCCCGCTTGGAAGAGCGCGCCGCCCCGGCCACAATTTCCATAGCCGTACCCGATGAAACCCGGTCGTTTCCGACCAAAGCCCTTCTTCCTCTCCTTTTGAAGCGTCTGCACCGCGCTTACCCGGCGCTCAAGCCCGAAGACGTGACCATCGTGGTTGGCGGTGGTCTTCATCCGCCGCACGACGTCCCAGCGCTTGAACGCATCCTGCCTCACGACGTGCTCGCACGATACACCGTGGTGCCGCACGATGCGAAGAACGCGCCCATGGCCGAGTTCGGCGCCACGAGCCGGGGGACGCCCGTGCGCATCAACCTCGCGTTCGCCCAGGCCGAGATGAAGATCGTCATGGGGCTGCTGGACCCGCATCAGTTCGCGGGCTTTACCGGCGGCGCCAAGGGAGTTGCCATCGGCTGCTCCAGCGCCGAGACGATCCGGGCGAACCATGCTCTGATGTTCCACGAGAAAGCCCAGGCCGGCGTGCGCGAGGGCAACCCGGTGCGCGAGGATCTCAACGAGATCGGACGCATGGTCGGCGTCGAACTCGCCGTGAACGTAGTGCTGGACAAGGACAAGCAGATCGTCGGCCTGTGGGCAGGCGAGCCCGAGGCCGTGCTGGCCGCCGGCTCCCAGGTCTGCGCATCGGTCTACGGAGTGACCATCGAAAAGCCATACGACATCGTGGTCGCCTCCTGCGGCGGCCATCCCAAAGATATTTGTCTGTACCAGGCCCAGAAGGGTTTGAATCTCGCCTCGCGCGCCGCCGTGCCCGGCGGCAGGATTCTGCTTCTCGCCGCATGCGGCCAGGGCGTGGGAGACGAAGATTACTTCGAGTACGTATGCCGTTTCGATGCGCCGTCCGCCGTGTTCGAGGACTTCAGGGAGCACGGTTTCCGCATGGGCGCGCACAAGGCGTTTCTGTTCAGCCGCACGCTGGATACTTTCGAGGTAGCCGTCTCGTCGGAGATGGATGCATCGGTACTCTCGCGCTGCATGCTCGAAAAGGCCGGCGATCCTCAGGAGCGTCTGAACAGTTGGCTGGACTCAATGCAGGGACGTGTCCGCGTAGGCGTGGTGCCCAACGCGAACGCCACCTATTTTTCCCTCGCGGCCGGAGATGTCTCCGGCAACTCATAA
- a CDS encoding UxaA family hydrolase — translation MSLGKVKGYRRENGRVGIRNHVAILPLDDLSNAASEAVGNNIHGTLALPHAYGRLQFGEDLMLLFRTLIGIGSNPNVAAVVVIGIEPEWTSIVVDGIAETGKPVTGFAIERNGDHKTIMEASKKAKEYVHWASELQMEDVDLSEIWVSVKCGESDTTSGLASNPTVGAAIDKLVEAGATCCFGETSEITGAEMVAKERAATPEVGEAFYKMWKDYNDFINEYKTDDLSGSQPTKGNIKGGLTTIEEKAFGNLQKIGKKSNYVGVLEPAEAPSGPGLWFMDSSSAAAEMVTLCAAAGFVAHLFPTGQGNIIGNPIEPVIKLTANPRTAQDMSEHIDYDCSAILRGEMTLEESGDNLLDMLRRTCNGRLTAQEVLKHREFIMTKLYRSA, via the coding sequence ATGAGCCTTGGAAAAGTGAAAGGATACAGGCGCGAAAATGGCCGGGTGGGCATCCGCAACCACGTTGCGATCCTGCCCCTGGACGACCTCTCCAACGCAGCCAGCGAGGCCGTGGGCAACAACATCCACGGCACCCTCGCCTTGCCCCACGCATACGGCCGCCTGCAGTTTGGCGAGGACCTCATGCTCCTCTTCCGGACTCTCATCGGCATCGGCTCCAACCCCAACGTCGCCGCCGTGGTCGTCATCGGCATCGAGCCCGAATGGACCTCCATCGTGGTGGACGGCATTGCCGAGACAGGCAAGCCAGTGACCGGTTTCGCCATCGAGCGCAACGGCGACCACAAGACCATCATGGAAGCGTCCAAAAAGGCCAAGGAGTATGTCCATTGGGCCTCCGAGCTGCAGATGGAGGACGTGGATCTCTCCGAGATCTGGGTCAGCGTGAAGTGCGGCGAGTCCGACACCACCTCGGGCCTGGCCTCCAACCCCACGGTGGGCGCTGCCATCGACAAGCTCGTGGAAGCCGGCGCAACCTGCTGCTTCGGTGAGACCTCCGAGATCACCGGCGCCGAGATGGTTGCCAAAGAACGCGCGGCTACCCCTGAAGTGGGCGAGGCGTTCTATAAGATGTGGAAGGATTACAACGACTTCATCAACGAGTACAAGACCGACGACCTCTCCGGCTCCCAGCCCACCAAGGGCAACATCAAGGGCGGCCTGACCACTATCGAGGAAAAGGCCTTCGGCAACCTCCAGAAGATCGGCAAGAAGTCCAACTACGTGGGCGTTCTTGAACCGGCCGAGGCTCCTTCCGGCCCCGGCCTGTGGTTCATGGATTCCTCGTCCGCGGCCGCCGAGATGGTGACCCTGTGCGCAGCCGCAGGTTTCGTGGCCCATCTGTTCCCCACGGGCCAGGGCAACATCATCGGCAACCCCATCGAGCCGGTCATCAAGCTGACGGCCAACCCGAGGACCGCCCAGGACATGAGCGAGCACATCGACTACGATTGTTCCGCCATTCTCCGTGGCGAGATGACCCTGGAGGAGTCCGGCGACAACTTGCTGGACATGCTGCGCCGTACTTGCAACGGGCGTCTTACTGCACAGGAAGTGCTCAAGCATCGCGAATTCATCATGACAAAGCTCTACCGGAGCGCGTAA
- a CDS encoding TIGR03943 family putative permease subunit, translating to MSALARLLQACLVAATGAFMLMLAASPIYWRFLNPKYAWLTLSAGGIIALLALAVLLDRSRTVRASEAAGLVVFLLLAGTAVTLPNPFYDVVPSGLSGEEYAEWTTPGFDGAAERATPAFDDAQETTDSKIVLDGVAFTKINVAELLTAEQDQRARAGDAFVVQGQVARTPELDAAGYIAVTRLFIVCCFADAAGVAYLVDVNDPQQFPPGSWVHAAGTLAPASGLPDKIPLSVPGALSAMAGDTFVLTGHRVALGPMPDIPFLFEVRYQEPYAY from the coding sequence ATGTCCGCGCTCGCCCGCTTGCTCCAGGCCTGTCTCGTGGCAGCAACCGGGGCGTTCATGCTCATGCTGGCCGCGTCCCCCATCTACTGGCGGTTTCTCAACCCGAAGTACGCCTGGCTGACATTATCCGCCGGGGGGATCATCGCCCTGCTCGCCCTCGCCGTCCTGCTCGACCGTTCGCGCACAGTCAGGGCCAGCGAAGCCGCCGGACTCGTCGTGTTCCTCCTCCTTGCGGGAACTGCCGTAACGCTGCCAAACCCGTTCTATGACGTCGTACCTTCCGGCCTCTCGGGCGAGGAGTATGCGGAATGGACAACCCCTGGGTTTGATGGTGCGGCGGAACGCGCAACTCCGGCGTTTGACGATGCGCAGGAGACTACGGATTCGAAGATCGTCCTCGACGGCGTCGCGTTCACCAAGATCAACGTCGCCGAGTTGCTCACCGCCGAGCAGGACCAGCGCGCCAGGGCGGGCGATGCTTTCGTGGTGCAGGGCCAGGTCGCGCGGACGCCGGAACTGGACGCCGCGGGCTATATCGCTGTCACGCGCCTGTTCATCGTGTGCTGCTTCGCGGACGCCGCCGGCGTCGCCTATCTGGTGGACGTGAACGATCCGCAGCAGTTCCCCCCCGGCTCATGGGTGCATGCGGCCGGAACGCTTGCCCCGGCCAGCGGCCTGCCGGACAAGATTCCTCTCTCAGTGCCCGGCGCCCTCTCGGCCATGGCGGGCGACACGTTCGTCCTCACGGGTCATCGCGTGGCCCTGGGGCCGATGCCGGACATTCCGTTTCTGTTCGAAGTCCGCTACCAGGAGCCGTACGCCTACTGA
- a CDS encoding UxaA family hydrolase has product MIQFLVHEKADSVGVATVDIKAGETAKGLYMDTQEPVEVKANDDIPLGHKIAMVDHAVDDAVIKYGHDIGRVVAGIKKGDHVHVQNLKTKRW; this is encoded by the coding sequence ATGATTCAATTTCTCGTTCACGAGAAAGCCGACTCGGTCGGCGTGGCCACGGTGGACATCAAGGCCGGCGAAACAGCCAAAGGCCTGTACATGGACACTCAGGAGCCTGTTGAGGTGAAGGCCAACGACGACATTCCTCTCGGTCACAAGATCGCCATGGTCGACCACGCTGTGGACGACGCCGTGATCAAGTACGGGCATGACATCGGCCGCGTCGTTGCCGGGATCAAGAAGGGCGACCACGTGCACGTGCAAAATCTCAAGACCAAGAGGTGGTAA